The Actinocatenispora sera genome has a window encoding:
- a CDS encoding shikimate kinase, with protein MTGVPGVDRPVCVLVGAPGAGKTTVGRLLAARLGVEFADTDEQIERTAGKPISDIFVDDGEDHFRALERAAVAEALATRRGVLALGGGAVLAESTRELLLGHLVVFLSVELPDAAKRTGLSAARPLLAINPRATMRQLLAERRPLYEEVADVVVPTDRIDPDQVTETVLSALDDLRAQS; from the coding sequence GTGACCGGCGTACCCGGCGTCGACCGGCCGGTGTGCGTGCTGGTCGGCGCGCCCGGCGCGGGCAAGACCACGGTGGGTCGGCTGCTCGCCGCCCGGCTCGGCGTCGAGTTCGCCGACACCGACGAGCAGATCGAACGTACCGCCGGCAAGCCGATCTCCGACATCTTCGTCGACGACGGTGAGGACCACTTCCGGGCGCTGGAGCGGGCCGCGGTCGCCGAGGCGCTCGCCACCCGGCGCGGGGTGCTCGCGCTCGGTGGCGGCGCCGTGCTGGCCGAGTCGACCCGCGAACTGCTGCTCGGCCACCTGGTCGTGTTCCTGTCGGTGGAGTTGCCCGACGCCGCGAAACGGACCGGGCTGTCGGCCGCCCGGCCGCTGCTCGCGATCAACCCCCGCGCGACGATGCGGCAGCTGCTCGCCGAGCGTCGCCCGCTCTACGAGGAGGTCGCCGACGTGGTGGTACCCACCGATCGCATCGACCCCGACCAGGTCACCGAGACGGTCCTGTCCGCACTGGACGACCTGCGGGCGCAGTCGTGA
- the aroC gene encoding chorismate synthase gives MLRWLTAGESHGPALVGILEGVPAGVELTSAEIASELARRRLGYGRGARMKFEQDAVEVIGGLRHGRTLGSPFAVRVGNTEWPKWQQVMSADPVDEAELAGQARNAPLSRPRPGHADLAGMQKYGHTDARPILERASARETAARVALGTVAKALLDQALEVRLVSHVVEIGAVAAPADRLPTPDDAAAIDADPMRCLDADASAAMVAEVDAARKDADTLGGIVEVVAYGLPPGLGSHVQWDRRLDARLAAALMSIQAVKGVEVGDGFTQARSRGSVAHDEMDPTAGGVRRRTNRAGGVEGGMSIGEPLRVRAALKPISSLNRALSTVDVATGEPATAINQRSDVCAVPAGAVVAEAMVALVLADAAVEKFGGDSVAELRRNLDAYRKELVIS, from the coding sequence GTGTTGCGTTGGTTGACTGCCGGGGAATCGCACGGGCCCGCGCTGGTCGGCATCCTGGAGGGTGTGCCGGCCGGGGTCGAGCTGACCAGTGCCGAAATCGCGTCCGAGCTGGCCCGCCGCCGCCTGGGGTACGGCCGGGGCGCGCGGATGAAGTTCGAACAGGACGCCGTGGAGGTGATCGGCGGGCTGCGACACGGGCGCACCCTGGGCAGCCCGTTCGCCGTCCGGGTCGGGAACACCGAGTGGCCCAAGTGGCAGCAGGTGATGAGCGCCGACCCGGTGGACGAGGCGGAGCTTGCCGGGCAGGCGCGCAACGCGCCGCTGAGTAGGCCCCGCCCCGGCCATGCCGACCTCGCCGGCATGCAGAAGTACGGGCACACCGACGCCCGGCCGATCCTGGAACGCGCCAGCGCCCGGGAGACCGCCGCCCGGGTGGCCCTGGGTACCGTCGCAAAGGCGCTGCTGGACCAGGCTCTGGAGGTGCGGCTGGTGTCGCACGTGGTGGAGATCGGCGCGGTCGCCGCGCCCGCCGACCGGCTGCCCACCCCGGACGACGCCGCCGCGATCGACGCCGACCCGATGCGGTGCCTGGACGCGGACGCGTCCGCGGCGATGGTGGCCGAGGTCGACGCGGCTCGCAAGGACGCCGACACGCTCGGCGGCATCGTCGAGGTCGTCGCGTACGGGCTGCCCCCGGGCCTGGGCAGCCACGTGCAGTGGGACCGCCGGCTGGATGCCCGGCTGGCCGCCGCGCTGATGTCGATCCAGGCGGTCAAGGGCGTCGAGGTCGGCGACGGGTTCACCCAGGCGCGCAGCCGCGGCTCGGTCGCGCACGACGAGATGGACCCGACCGCCGGCGGGGTGCGCCGGCGCACCAACCGGGCCGGTGGCGTCGAGGGCGGCATGTCGATCGGCGAGCCGCTGCGGGTGCGCGCCGCCCTCAAGCCGATCTCGTCGCTCAACCGGGCGCTGTCCACCGTCGACGTGGCCACCGGCGAGCCGGCCACCGCGATCAACCAGCGCTCCGACGTGTGCGCGGTGCCGGCCGGCGCGGTGGTCGCCGAGGCGATGGTGGCGCTGGTGCTGGCCGACGCCGCGGTGGAGAAGTTCGGCGGCGACTCGGTGGCCGAGCTGCGCCGCAACCTCGACGCCTACCGGAAGGAACTGGTGATCTCGTGA
- a CDS encoding prepilin peptidase, which yields MLTVSLAALGCALAGAAVGPALAATAARLPGVAAGGRRTVVVCVLTAVAFGGVAVGLVPDPVRRYGLPAFLVLAAAGVLLCVIDADLRRLPDAITLPAYPLVAALLAVASAIDGGPGWAELARAAIGAVAAAGLYLLLCLAPGSQLGFGDVKLAGLLGLALGWLSLPTLAVGVVLGFGYGGGYALVLLASRRAGLRTRIPFGPAMLAGALTAVLAGDWLAAGYLAF from the coding sequence ATGCTCACCGTCTCGCTGGCCGCGCTGGGATGCGCCCTCGCGGGGGCCGCGGTCGGCCCCGCGCTGGCTGCCACCGCGGCTCGGCTGCCCGGGGTCGCCGCCGGCGGCCGGCGCACCGTGGTGGTGTGCGTGCTGACCGCGGTGGCGTTCGGTGGCGTCGCGGTCGGGCTGGTCCCCGACCCGGTCCGCCGGTACGGGCTGCCCGCATTCCTGGTGCTCGCCGCGGCCGGCGTGCTGCTGTGTGTCATCGACGCCGACCTGCGCCGGCTGCCCGACGCGATCACCCTGCCCGCGTACCCGCTGGTCGCGGCGCTGCTTGCGGTGGCCAGTGCGATCGATGGCGGCCCGGGGTGGGCGGAGCTGGCCCGGGCCGCCATCGGCGCTGTCGCCGCCGCCGGGCTGTACCTGCTGCTGTGCCTCGCGCCCGGCTCGCAACTCGGCTTCGGCGATGTGAAGCTCGCCGGGTTGCTCGGGCTCGCGCTCGGCTGGCTGTCCCTCCCGACGCTGGCGGTCGGGGTGGTGCTCGGGTTCGGCTACGGCGGCGGGTACGCGCTGGTGCTGCTCGCCTCCCGCCGGGCCGGGCTGCGTACCCGGATCCCGTTCGGCCCGGCGATGCTGGCCGGTGCGCTGACCGCGGTGCTGGCCGGCGACTGGCTCGCCGCCGGATATCTGGCGTTCTGA
- a CDS encoding shikimate dehydrogenase, with translation MSAADVRIRHRAAVLGSPVEHSLSPVLHNAGYAAAGLADWRYAAYRVEADELAGFVAGLGPEWAGLSLTMPLKQAALSVADEVTDTARLLGAANTLVLAGGRRRADNTDAPGLVDALARAGTAAAERVTILGAGGTARAGLYAAATLGAAAVTVYARRPAAVADLRPVADALGLTLRHAGFADPEPAGRADVVVSTLPAGAADAFAPTVRWRRDATVFDVLYSPWPTALAAVATAAGARVVGGLDLLLAQAVRQFEQFTGVPAPAEAMRTALSSAAG, from the coding sequence GTGAGCGCCGCGGACGTCCGCATCCGGCACCGGGCCGCGGTGCTGGGCAGCCCGGTCGAGCACTCGCTGTCACCGGTGCTCCACAATGCCGGCTATGCCGCGGCCGGGCTGGCCGACTGGCGCTACGCCGCGTACCGGGTCGAGGCCGACGAGCTCGCCGGCTTCGTCGCCGGGCTCGGACCCGAGTGGGCCGGCCTGTCGCTGACCATGCCGCTCAAGCAGGCCGCGTTGAGCGTGGCCGACGAGGTGACCGACACCGCGCGGCTGCTGGGCGCGGCCAACACGCTGGTCCTGGCCGGTGGCAGGCGCCGGGCCGACAACACCGACGCGCCCGGGCTGGTCGACGCGCTCGCCCGGGCCGGTACCGCGGCCGCCGAGCGGGTCACGATCCTCGGCGCCGGCGGCACCGCCCGGGCCGGCCTGTACGCCGCGGCGACCCTCGGCGCCGCCGCGGTCACCGTCTACGCCCGCCGACCGGCCGCGGTCGCTGACCTGCGGCCGGTTGCCGACGCGCTGGGGCTGACGCTGAGGCACGCCGGGTTCGCCGACCCGGAGCCGGCCGGGCGCGCCGACGTGGTGGTCTCCACGCTGCCCGCGGGCGCGGCGGACGCGTTCGCGCCGACCGTACGGTGGCGGCGCGACGCTACCGTCTTCGACGTGCTGTACTCGCCGTGGCCGACCGCGCTGGCCGCCGTGGCCACCGCCGCCGGCGCCCGCGTCGTGGGCGGGCTGGACCTGCTGCTCGCCCAGGCCGTCCGCCAGTTCGAGCAGTTCACCGGCGTGCCCGCGCCGGCCGAGGCGATGCGTACGGCGCTGTCGTCCGCGGCCGGCTGA
- the mltG gene encoding endolytic transglycosylase MltG has translation MLDGLDLGYDDDGDAAMRPGRHRRRKSGRGKSLFALVLVVVLLGVLGGGGYLGYHALRGFLVAPDYSGSGHGSVQVQIKTGDGLSDMANALYNKDVVKSAKAFVDASNKNPNATAIQPGWYKLHKQMKASLAVTALLDLKNRIATKVTIPEGLTMNATLSRLSKGLKLPLSDFQKAAKDPAALGIDKGWFDRDDHKQAAKSAEGFLYPDTYLFDPGTSAKDALSEMVSHFMKAAADSGLDKPKGIAPYEALIVASLAQAEAINADMPKVTRVVYNRLGDTDQPWLQKLQFDSTTNYWLDLKGKGAKDSSQLTYAELHDKNNPYSTHTHAGLPPGPIDNPGATAMKAAAHPADGKWLYFVRIDKSGKSAFADNYDQQKANEEKARENGAAG, from the coding sequence ATGCTTGATGGGCTGGACCTGGGGTACGACGACGACGGCGATGCCGCGATGCGCCCCGGCCGGCACCGGCGACGAAAGTCGGGCCGCGGGAAGTCGCTGTTCGCGCTGGTGCTGGTGGTCGTGCTGCTCGGGGTGCTGGGTGGCGGCGGCTACCTCGGCTACCACGCGCTGCGCGGGTTCCTGGTCGCACCCGACTACTCCGGCTCCGGCCACGGTTCGGTGCAGGTGCAGATCAAGACCGGCGACGGGCTGAGCGACATGGCCAACGCGCTGTACAACAAGGACGTCGTCAAGAGCGCGAAGGCGTTCGTGGACGCGTCCAACAAGAACCCGAACGCGACCGCCATCCAGCCCGGCTGGTACAAGCTGCACAAGCAGATGAAGGCGTCACTCGCGGTCACCGCGCTGCTGGACCTCAAGAACCGGATCGCCACCAAGGTCACCATCCCCGAGGGCCTGACCATGAACGCGACGCTGAGCCGGCTGTCGAAGGGGCTCAAGCTGCCGCTGTCGGACTTCCAGAAGGCGGCGAAGGACCCGGCCGCGCTGGGCATCGACAAGGGCTGGTTCGACCGCGACGACCACAAGCAGGCGGCGAAGAGCGCCGAGGGCTTCCTGTACCCGGACACGTACCTGTTCGACCCGGGTACCAGCGCCAAGGACGCGCTGAGCGAGATGGTCTCCCACTTCATGAAGGCCGCCGCGGACAGCGGGCTGGACAAACCGAAGGGCATCGCGCCGTACGAGGCGCTGATCGTGGCGTCACTGGCGCAGGCCGAGGCGATCAACGCGGACATGCCGAAGGTGACCCGGGTGGTGTACAACCGGCTCGGCGACACCGATCAGCCGTGGCTGCAGAAGCTGCAGTTCGACTCGACGACGAACTACTGGCTGGACCTGAAGGGCAAGGGCGCGAAGGATTCCAGCCAGCTGACCTACGCCGAACTGCACGACAAGAACAACCCGTACTCCACCCACACCCACGCCGGGCTGCCGCCGGGGCCGATCGACAACCCGGGCGCGACGGCGATGAAGGCCGCGGCGCACCCCGCCGACGGCAAGTGGTTGTACTTCGTCCGGATCGACAAGTCGGGCAAGTCGGCATTCGCCGACAACTACGACCAGCAGAAGGCCAACGAGGAGAAGGCCAGGGAGAACGGCGCCGCGGGGTGA
- the ruvX gene encoding Holliday junction resolvase RuvX, translated as MTNDDRAGFVPGVRLAVDVGTVRIGVASCDPAGLLASPVVTVLRDRGRDADTPAARDLAELADLVEEYHPVEVVVGLPVTLSGQESYAARDVRAYAARLADRIAPVPIVFADERMSTAVATRRLSDRGVRGKRRRAVVDQAAAVEILQSWLDAHRRRTDA; from the coding sequence GTGACCAACGACGATCGTGCCGGGTTCGTCCCGGGGGTGCGGCTCGCGGTGGATGTCGGCACCGTCCGGATCGGCGTGGCCAGCTGCGATCCGGCCGGCCTGCTCGCCTCGCCGGTCGTCACCGTGCTGCGCGATCGGGGCCGGGACGCCGACACTCCCGCCGCGCGGGATCTGGCGGAGCTTGCCGATCTCGTCGAGGAGTATCACCCTGTGGAGGTGGTGGTCGGCCTGCCGGTCACACTCAGTGGCCAGGAAAGCTACGCCGCGCGAGACGTACGGGCCTACGCGGCGCGGTTGGCCGACCGCATCGCGCCGGTACCGATCGTGTTCGCCGACGAGCGGATGTCCACCGCGGTGGCAACCCGTAGGCTGTCCGATCGTGGCGTGCGCGGCAAGCGTCGCCGGGCGGTGGTTGACCAGGCCGCCGCCGTGGAGATCCTGCAGTCGTGGCTCGATGCGCACCGGAGGCGGACGGATGCTTGA
- the alaS gene encoding alanine--tRNA ligase: MRTAEIKRRFLAHFENNDHTVVPSAPLPFEDPNLLFVNAGMVQFKPYLLGQVTPPFPRAVSVQKCVRTPDIDEVGKTSRHGTFFQMNGNFSFGDYFKEGAVKLAWELLTGSVADGGLGLDGDKLWPTVYVDDDEAYEIWRRVAGVPAERIQRRGKKDNFWSMGVPGPCGPCSEIFVDRGPEYGAEGGPTVDEDRYVELWNLVFMQYERGPGVGKENFEILGDLPAKNIDTGMGLERVAAYLQGVDNLYEIDEVWPILDRAAELTGKRYGVSTSHIAAQSHPDDVRLRVVADHVRTGLMLIGDGVTPSNEGRGYVLRRILRRAVRAVRLLGFEQPAMPELLPVARDCMAPSYPELAADFDRISQYAYGEEEAFLATLKSGTTILDTAIADTKKTGGSTLSGAQAFALHDTYGFPIDLTLEIAAEQGLSVDEDGFRRLMSEQRTRAKADAQARKTGHADTSAYRAVLDAGGAVEFTGYAEVSRESTVRAVLAGGAPLAGAGEGDEVELVLDTTPFYAEGGGQQADWGRIQLGGGEVEVYDVQQPVPGLVVHRAKVLRGEVRTGETGFAEIDIRRRRAISRSHTATHLVHQTIRNFLGESATQAGSLNAPGRLRFDFNTPGAVPASVLNDVEQQVNEVLMADLEVHAFVTSMAEARKLGAMALFGEKYGDEVRVVEVGDYARELCGGTHAARSGQLGVVKILHEASVGAGVRRVEALVGIDAFNFLAREHLLVSQLADTFRAKPEEVGDRVAQTISQLRDAEKELEKLRAQMVLANAGGLASGAEDVRGVALVATEAPGGASSGDVRTLVQEIRGRLSAGRAGVVVVSAANGGKASLVVAVNKAAREQGLSAKDLVKSALSGRGGGNDDLAQGGGVPAEQAPALLASIRELVAAAVPA; the protein is encoded by the coding sequence CGGTTCCTGGCGCACTTCGAGAACAACGACCACACGGTGGTGCCGAGCGCGCCGCTGCCGTTCGAGGATCCGAACCTGCTGTTCGTCAACGCCGGCATGGTGCAGTTCAAGCCGTACCTGCTGGGCCAGGTGACGCCGCCGTTCCCGCGCGCGGTCAGCGTGCAGAAGTGCGTGCGTACCCCGGACATCGACGAGGTCGGCAAGACCTCCCGGCACGGCACGTTCTTCCAGATGAACGGCAATTTCTCGTTCGGCGACTACTTCAAGGAAGGCGCCGTCAAGCTGGCCTGGGAGCTGTTGACCGGCTCGGTCGCCGACGGCGGGCTGGGGCTGGACGGCGACAAGCTGTGGCCGACCGTCTACGTCGACGACGACGAGGCGTACGAGATCTGGCGGCGGGTGGCCGGGGTGCCGGCCGAGCGCATCCAGCGCAGGGGCAAGAAGGACAACTTCTGGTCGATGGGCGTCCCCGGCCCGTGCGGCCCGTGCTCGGAGATCTTCGTCGACCGCGGCCCGGAGTACGGCGCGGAGGGCGGCCCGACCGTCGACGAGGACCGCTACGTCGAGCTGTGGAACCTGGTGTTCATGCAGTACGAGCGGGGTCCGGGGGTCGGCAAGGAGAACTTCGAGATCCTGGGTGACCTGCCGGCGAAGAACATCGACACCGGGATGGGCCTGGAGCGGGTCGCCGCCTACCTGCAGGGCGTCGACAACCTGTACGAGATCGACGAGGTGTGGCCGATCCTGGACCGCGCCGCGGAGCTGACCGGCAAGCGCTACGGCGTGTCGACGAGCCACATCGCGGCCCAGTCGCATCCCGACGACGTGCGGCTGCGGGTGGTCGCCGACCACGTGCGCACCGGGCTGATGCTCATCGGTGACGGGGTGACCCCGTCCAACGAGGGCCGCGGGTACGTGCTGCGCCGGATCCTGCGCCGGGCGGTGCGGGCGGTCCGGCTGCTGGGGTTCGAGCAGCCGGCGATGCCGGAGCTGCTGCCGGTGGCGCGCGACTGCATGGCCCCGTCGTACCCGGAGCTGGCGGCGGACTTCGACCGCATCTCGCAGTACGCGTACGGCGAGGAGGAGGCGTTCCTTGCGACGCTGAAGTCCGGTACCACGATCCTGGACACCGCGATCGCCGACACGAAGAAGACCGGCGGCTCCACGTTGTCGGGCGCGCAGGCGTTCGCGCTGCACGACACGTACGGGTTCCCGATCGACCTGACCCTGGAGATCGCCGCCGAGCAGGGCCTGTCGGTCGACGAGGACGGCTTCCGCCGGCTGATGAGCGAGCAGCGCACCCGGGCCAAGGCCGACGCGCAGGCCCGCAAGACCGGCCACGCCGACACCTCCGCCTACCGTGCGGTGCTGGACGCCGGCGGCGCGGTCGAGTTCACCGGGTACGCGGAGGTGTCGCGCGAGTCCACGGTGCGTGCGGTGCTGGCCGGCGGTGCGCCGCTGGCCGGCGCCGGCGAGGGCGACGAGGTCGAGCTGGTGCTCGACACCACCCCGTTCTACGCCGAGGGCGGTGGCCAGCAGGCCGACTGGGGCCGCATCCAACTCGGCGGCGGCGAGGTCGAGGTCTACGACGTGCAGCAGCCGGTACCGGGGCTGGTCGTGCACCGGGCGAAGGTGCTGCGCGGCGAGGTGCGTACCGGCGAGACCGGGTTCGCCGAGATCGACATCCGGCGGCGCCGGGCGATCTCCCGGTCGCACACCGCCACGCACCTGGTGCACCAGACGATCCGCAACTTCCTCGGCGAGTCGGCCACGCAGGCCGGTTCGCTGAACGCGCCGGGCCGGCTGCGGTTCGACTTCAACACCCCCGGCGCGGTGCCGGCCAGCGTCCTCAACGATGTCGAGCAGCAGGTCAACGAGGTACTGATGGCAGACCTCGAGGTGCACGCGTTCGTCACCTCGATGGCCGAGGCGCGCAAGCTCGGCGCGATGGCGCTGTTCGGCGAGAAGTACGGCGACGAGGTGCGGGTCGTGGAGGTCGGCGACTACGCCCGCGAGCTGTGCGGCGGTACCCACGCGGCCCGATCCGGCCAGCTCGGGGTGGTGAAGATCCTGCACGAGGCGTCGGTCGGTGCCGGTGTGCGCCGGGTCGAGGCGCTGGTGGGCATCGACGCGTTCAACTTCCTGGCCCGCGAGCACCTGCTGGTCTCGCAGCTGGCCGACACGTTCCGGGCCAAGCCGGAGGAGGTCGGCGACCGGGTCGCGCAGACGATCTCGCAGCTGCGCGACGCGGAGAAGGAACTGGAGAAGCTGCGGGCGCAGATGGTGCTGGCGAACGCCGGTGGCCTCGCGTCGGGCGCCGAGGACGTGCGCGGCGTGGCGCTGGTCGCCACCGAGGCGCCTGGTGGCGCGTCCAGCGGCGACGTGCGCACCCTGGTCCAGGAGATCCGTGGCCGGTTGTCCGCCGGCCGGGCCGGGGTGGTTGTGGTGTCCGCGGCCAACGGCGGCAAGGCGTCGCTGGTGGTGGCGGTCAACAAGGCGGCCCGCGAGCAGGGCCTGTCGGCGAAGGATCTGGTGAAGTCGGCGCTGTCCGGGCGCGGCGGCGGCAACGACGACCTGGCCCAGGGTGGCGGAGTGCCGGCCGAGCAGGCGCCGGCGCTGCTGGCGTCGATCCGGGAGCTGGTCGCCGCGGCGGTTCCCGCCTGA